In Terriglobales bacterium, the sequence GCCGCCTGTTGTGCGACATCGTCATGACACAAGCCCGGAAATTTTTGGCAAACCTCTCGATAAACCTTGTGGATAGCTGGGGCGTATGCCAAGAGAAGCAATTGCTGCCCAGTTTCTTCGGCAACCCCGTCGGCAATGGAACCGACCAATGCGTGCAGGATTGCGTTCCAAGCAATATGGTTCACGATCTCGACGTCCTCGTGCTCGTGCAATTGCGCGATCACGTCAGCAGGCGAATCGAAGTGGCTCAGAATTGGGTAGTTGCGGGCAAGCGCCTGGAAGTGGGTTCGGGCTGTTTGTGTGCTTAGCGAGTCGAGCAGACTCTGCTCAACCTGACATACAACACATGTGCAATTGTTCTCCTTGTTCATTGAACCGTACTCCTGACGAAGGAGCTGCAAGGAGCGCTTGACGGACCAATCCGGAATTTGGGATCAGTGATCGGAAGGGGGCGCAACCTTCGATTAGGCGACGAGCAGAATCCTTCATCACTTGAGAAGAGTCAGAGTTCCGGAAAAACCTCAAAAACAATTTTTGCGATTTGCTATGCAGCGGGGCGAAACGCCGAATGTCAAAAATCAGCGGCGCGCAATGGCTGAAGATCGCGATACCGACTATAGGCAATCGGTCGGCCCGCGAAGAACTCTTCGAATGCGAGCGCGCCAATGATCCTGACATGGATCATTGGACGATTGCGCCTTGGCATGCGCGGACGCAACGAGTCTGACTTAATTTTTTATAGGGGATGAATTGGTGCTGGCCACCTGCGTGTGAGCACGACTTCGAAGGCATCTATTCGGCCTAGTTCGATTGTAAGAGAAAGTAATAGTAGCCTTCTGTAATCCAATACGAATCGCGTGGATCGTCGCCATATGGCCACTCACCGAAGGGACTGCCCCACTCGGGTAGGCTTGTGCCCGCCTGCTGCTGGGCCCAGCCAGCTCCTCGATGCAATGCGTTGAGCGGAAACCCAAAAGCACCACCGGTCGCTCCAAAGTTGAAGTTACCGAAATCCTGAAGCTCCTTACCACTCTGCTTATAATCCCATGGGCCCTTATTCCTAACCTGCTCAAAAAACCACCACGGGTTATATCTTCCTCGCGCTTCCGCAATATTGTCGCGCACGTCAACACCTGGTGGAATCCAGTGCGGGAGAAGGGCGCCCCAAGGATCGTCAGGCGAAGGCAGCCCATGAATTAGCGCAAAGGGAGCTGGTACCCACTCGAGCGGATCATCGTTCACAGGGAAACATATATAAAAGGGACATTCAATTCCGGTCTCATCGGTGTGCTGCGAACGCGGGGAAGGAGCGGCATCTTTCGGCTTAGAATTCGACCCTGCTGCTGCGGCCCACTGCTCGCTCGTATGTCGTCGAGCCGCAGGTCCGGCACCCGCGAACCCTTTCGGAGAACTGGGGCTATGCTCGCTTTCACTGTAATGCGGTATTGAGTAGCGCGCATCCCCGTGTCCCCCACGATCGTCGTCATGTGCGGAAACTCCGCCGATACTTCTAGCCGTACCTCCCCTACCGGACCTATAAGAAGAAACCACACCCGAGCTGCCTCCACCGCTGTAGCCCTGGCCTCCACCGCTGTAGTCGTGGCCTCCGCCGGATGTTCCATGGCCGCAGCCGCCACCGCACTCACACGTCCTTAGACCGGTGGGATCCACTAGGATGGTCGGCGAATTTCGCGCATACGAGTATCCATTCAGTGTCTGCGAATCCGTTGTGTCCAAGTTCGATTCGTCAGGTGACAGAAACGCCGCAATCTTAGGGTCATACAGTCGCGGTCCCATCTCAATGAGGGATAAATCCAGCTCATCACGGTGCCCAGTAAAGCCGATGTTCACATCGGGAGCATAGTTGGAAATGGGAGAGACAAGTTTGCCGAACGCGTCATACTGCCGAGTTCCAGCAATCGCGCCGTTCCAATCTGTAATGGAAGTAACTGACCCGAGCGCATCCCCATGCAGATAGTAGGCCCGCGAATTGCTTCCGCTGTCGTCATCAACAATTTCGGCTACCAACCCGTCACGCGCAGCTATGAACGCTCGTGTCTGAGTGGAGCTCCCCGAGACGCGCGCCTGAAATACCTCATGCACATTCAGCAGAGACTCCGCTGGAGTTTTGCGAGAGACTCGTTCTTGCGATGCCGAATAGCCGAATGTAACCAACGGGGATCCTTGGGGATCTAAAATTTGCGATGGTGCGGAAAAAGCGTTATAGCGGATTCCCAAGCTTAATCTGGAGATCTGCTTGCCACCCGCATCGTAGGTAAAATCGGAGATGCCGGCTCTCGTTATGGCATTGGCATGAACAGGATCGTCATAGCCGTAGCTGCCGACATCGCTCTTAGAACTGATGGAGCCAGCACCACTGTACGTAATCGTGACCGGAGTCGCTGCGGTGTCAGGATATGTCATCGATGTGAGTCGGCCGAGTTCATCGTGTGCATAATCTGCTACAAAGGGAGCCGAACCGCTGCGCGTTAACGTAATCACATTCCCGAGAGCATCGCGCGACAATGAGACGGAATCAACCAGACCATTGGTAGAGTTCGTTGTGCTTAATGTCAACCGGCCGCTCTTGGCGTCAAATGTCTTGTCTGTGGTTGCACCGTTTCCGAACGTCTCATGCGTGGTATGTCCCCACGCATCGAAATCAGTGGCAGACCAGACTAGCTCGCCGACATGACCCACATCGGCTCGACTTACCTTTGCTAGCTCACCATAAGGTGCATAAGTGTGTGAAACAGACGCACGACGGACAACAGGACCGACGGTCGGATAGGTCACAGAACTGATACGTCCCTGGGTATCGTATCCAAAATCGGTTTCTAGTTGCGCAACCGGATTGTTATAAACGATCGAGTAGGATGCCACACGTCCGCTCTGGTCATATGTGAGAGCCTCCTGAGTACCGTTGGGACTGCTAGTGGATGCAAGCTTACCGATAGCGGCTCCAGGAGCGCTGTCCCACGTCCATGACGTGACTCCGTCACCATCGATGCGTTTCCGCAAGCGACCCAATCGGTCATACTCAAACGCAACTGAAGATACTGCGTCAACAATCTGCATCACATCGTCAAAGGCGTTATAGGAAAAGGTAGTGGACCGGACATCCGGACCAGTGATCGCAGTAATACGTCCATACCCATCCGTTGTCGTGCTGTAAGTTAATGCTGAGTCTCGGTTCCCTCCCGTCGCGTGACCTGACGGATCCGCAATGACGGAGAGTCGGCCTAGGCCATCGTGATAGTACCGGGTAACACCTCCTTGCTGGTCAACTCGCGCTAGCGTTGTACCGTCAGGTAAAACCAGATCATGAAATTTATTTCCTAGCGGATCCGTCGTCGTTCGGTCCAGAGCATCATACGTATACCCAAAGTTACCGTTTATGCTACTAGCCGAGAGTGGCCGCCCCAAGGCGTCATACGTATAGGCGACTGTGTGTGCGGGAGTTGTTCCTTCGAAGTAGGGAACGGATTCAGTCGATAGCCGTCCGAGAGCGTCATATGTGCGCGTACGAACGACGACTGGTTTGAAGCTTCTAAAACGGCGTGACGCTACCAGTTGGCCCAATCGGTCGAAGTCGAATTCCGCTTTTGGTCCCGCCGATGAGGCGAGACGAAGGACCGCGCTCAGATCCGGACGGCCATATGTCGGACCAGAGATCCACGTGCGCGCCATAGACGCTTGGCCAGATGTAACGTCGGCAGACGCTCGCCCGAGACCATCCAAGATGATTGTAGATATGACATTATTAGGCTGCTGAAGACCTGTGAGTAATCCGAAATCGCGGTCAAAAATGAACCTTGTGGCGTGACGCTCGGCGTCGATCTTTAGAACAGGAAATATTCGTTCTGCGGAGTCATATTGGAATTCTGTTCGCCTTCTCTCGGTTCGTCCTTGGAGGTTTGCGATGCCGGACCATGTCACTGCAGTTACATTACCGTATCGGTCATATTCAAACTGTCCTTGCCTTCGTAAAGCCGATGCAGGCTCGTAGATAATCCTTTCAATTAAGTCGTGCTTCCCCGTAGCGGGGTTGTACTCATATAAAACATTACTTGATACGTCACCCCCCGCTGGGCAAGGACTCCCACGGCTTAACCAATCCGGATAAACTCCCGTAGTACGAATTGTCTCGCAAACAGAAGACGTCGCCTGAACTGTCTGTTGCTTTAGGCGACTCACTAACCATTCACTTTCCACAACGTCATATATTTTTGATACTACTAGTCCGTGCCCCACGAACTCGTTGTGAAGTAAGGCATTGACCCATGCTCCCGTCACAGATCCTGAAACGCCCATATCTATGGAACTTTGTGATCGTATGGACGATGAAGTCATGTTTCCGAAATCGTCGTAAGTCAGTTGCGTGGTTGTCTTGCTCAAGAGTTTGCCGAGAGTCTGGTCACCGTGATCCCTTTCTCGTACGGAGTCTACTTGTACATTCGGTACCACAAAATAGGACTTACCATTATTTACTTTATGTAAAACATAGCTAGACTCAAGTGAATGGATTCGTTTCTTCGTGGGCGTAAGTTGTGTTTTCGTTGTCACGATAGCAGGCAGACGAGAATGCGGAAAGTCGTGAATACTTTGATCAAAATAATCATTGTCGAAATGATACTCCCAGATTTGTCCTGTTCCTGTATTCTCAACTCCAAAGTCTGAGAAACCGAGCCATCCTCGACCACCGCGATGGAAGCGGCCGTCGCCATATCGATAGTTTGAGACAACGGGCAAAGATGTGCTTCCAATCAAGACTCTCGTGCTGGAGACCAATGGAAATTGATGTGGGATACAGCTGCTGTCGTAACCGGGACAAAAGTCGTTAATGGAGTGTGGAATGTATATTGATCCATGCCCAGCAACAGCGTACTGAATCGCTACATCTGGGTTAGGGAAGTTCGGAGTGTCTGGATTTAATCCTGAGCGGATACTGATCAGCAATTCCGGGGCTGCGGATACTCGATGGAACACTCTGCCATTCGTGGTAATGACATCAATATTCCCATCGGCGTTCACATCAACAAACATCGCACCGTAAGCGAAGAGTGACTCATCAGTTGAAATGGTTCGAGTGCGCGTCGCGCCACCGCGTACGTCAGCAACAACAAGATTTCCATTAGATGCAGAGGAGAAGAGAACTTCATCCACACCATCACCATCGAGATCGGGGGCTAAAGTGATAGACATTGGATCGCTACTTTGGAAAATCGGAATCTCGGTTCCCGACTCTACGAACTCCGATCCTGTATTGATCCAAAAATGCAAAACTCCAGATTGACCAACAACCAAATCCAAAAGCCCGTCTCCATTGCAGTCCAAAGCAGCTGCGAAAGGCGGCAGAAGACCATTTGGCACGTTCACGACGCGCGACACCCACTTGTAATCGACTTGCGAGGGGTCTTGTGGATTCAAGAAGGGCTTATACGAAAGCAACTTGTACGGCTGCTGATTTGGTGAGACTGGAAGATCATAATAAAGAAGGTCGTCCGCACCGTCGCCATCGAAGTCACCGACAAATGAGAAAGGCCGCGTTTCGCCTGATCCCGGACTGATCCCCGTATCCACAAGGTCACCAGGTATGACACCCATGTGCTCAAATGCGAACGGGTTGGACCTTCCTGCGACGTAGGTCTGCAGCAAGAGTTCCTGCATACCGTCGCCATCGAAGTCGCCGACCCATTTATCTCGAATAACTACAGCACCCATCGGTGTTTGCCAACGTGTGGAGAACGTAGGGCCGTAATACACGTTCATAACGCATTGTGGACATCTATCGATGCTGATCAGCTCCGGCCTACCGTCCCCCGTGGTATCGACTGCAAGCGGAGTTGCCAAAATTGCAGCTGATGTCGCAACTCCTGTCGGGATCTTTGTAAAGGATCCCGTGTCGTCGGAGTGATATATATCGAATTTCAATCCAGGGGTTGCGGTGGGCCTCGGAACCAGCAGCGACTTTCTGCCACTCCCATCGAAGTCTGCGATAACGATCCGTTGGCTCTGAAGATAACCGCCAACGGGGGCACTTTCGAATTGCCCGTTGCCATAAGAGCGTTGAAACGAAAGTCCGGAACTCTGGCTCCAACCAAACGTCGTAGCAGGTATGCAGACGTCGTCTGACCCGCATTTCTGCAGTGAAGCAAGCTTACTTCTTCCGGTCGTGCCTGTCGCATCGTATGAGAGCCTGTAGGTTGTTGTGAGATGGCCTCCAGGACCATAAGTGGCAATTCTTGCCAGGCGAAGATCGCTATCAATTGCCACCCCGTGGTAGAAGCCGCGAATCGGATCTGGCCTAGTTTCATAGATGAAGTCCAAACGTCGTGACGGCCTTAACCTCTCCCCGCCGGTATACAAGATTTGCGATGGAAGATATGTTGCCGGATTTGTGGAGACGGAAGCGGATCGATATAGCACTAAGAAGAAATTGCCGCGACGATCCTCAACCTTTGCGAGCGCCCACGCGAGAATAGGCTCGGAAACAGACGAGTATCGTTTCAGAGTGGCTCCAGCAACAATACTTCTCCACTCGACCCTGCCGAAGCTGCGAATGCTTCCATCCTTCTCCCAGACTCGCCATTCTCCTAGAAGGGCCGCGGATTTATCTTCGTAGCGGCATATCCGAGAAAACGGATGCGTTTCTGTGCGGTATTCGCGGCCATTGCCGGGACAGGAGTGTGTGCTCGCCTCAACTAGGCGGTTTCCGTCCAAACACAAGGCGTCATTCTGATCAAATGACACTCCCGCAGCGTAGCCATCTTGCGCGAATGTTTTCCTGCATCTCCGAACTTCCGACAATCCGTCAAGTGTCCAACCCACGCCCAAAGGACCGTTACCTCGCCGGCTGTCATAGTCGAACGATAAAGAGGGCTCAATCCCCTCTCGTCCCGGCGGAACTGCAATCGGAATCGATAGAGTTGCGGCGCCATCAGGCGTCACGTTGAAGTGCGTTTCGATCGTACCCACGGGTGCAGTTCGGGTACGGGAGGGCCTGTAGTCACTTGTTTCAACAAATTTAGAGTACGACGAGCTAAAACTTACAGATGAGTCGGCGGACAATGGAGCATTGGTGTCGACAGCCGAACGGTTGCCCGAAGCACGACATGGTCTACAAACAGCTGCAGTGAGAAATCCAGCAACAAGCAAGCGGCGGGATAGACGACGCGGGTACATCTTTGCCTTCTTGAGCGCGAAAGCTTAACACTGATCCCCTTGGTTTTGCCCAACTTTATGCGCGAGCGATTGCCGACAGACAGCTCACCGCCGACGCCGCCAGCGCGATATTGCGAACCTTCAGCCAGCCAGGTTCCGAATCGGGCTGGTAAGGACTGAACCGGTGCTTCGCGACGATACCTTCGAGGTCGTGCTCACAGGCGAGCTTGAAGAATTCCTCACCCTCACGTTCGACATGGCCGGAATACAGGAGCCAAGTGCCGCGCTTCGGAGTGATGGCTCGAAGACGTGCCTTGCGCTCGATCAGCGGAGAATAGCGCAAGTCATCACCGTCACACCACAACAGGTCAAACGCCTGGAACCGAGCCTCACCGCGCCGAAATAGCAGCTCTTCAAATTGAGATTTGCCATCGGAGTTGAGGCTAACGATTTCGCCGTCCAAGACAGCAGCGCCAACCCGGAGTTCATCCGGCAGACAAGAGGCCAGAGAAGGGAAAGACTTGAAGACGTTCCCATTGCGGGAAACTAACCGGCAGACGCCGTCTTCGACATAGGCCAACGCACGAAAGCCATCCCACTTGATCTCGTAAACCCAATCCGAGTGGGAGAACGGCGCCCGCGCTCGCCCGAGCGGCATCGGCTGGAATTTCGGCAGAGACACTGCTATCAGTATACCGATGGGGAGCCTGCATATCGCAATCTCACTCAAACGTGATGGCGAGAAAGAGAATGGTCGCTGAACCGGCCCATTCATCCGAGACGTCATGCTCGAATGTGTCTGGGTAATCCCGTTCCAAATTGAGAACATAGCAAAAGAATGGCCAATTCATCCGATGTAAGTTCGCATATAGTAGTGCTTATTAATGCTGGTGAATGAGCGAACCATGTTCGCGCGATGACAAATTTTCTGCCAAAAGACACCCCGCCATTAACAACCCGACCGATTCTGCAGTGTCTTCACCGATTGCCTAATAGGATCCAAGTCCTTCACGCCATTTCCCGCATCACGACTGCTTACCTCAGTGACCCTGAACCTTGGGTGGTTGGCTACAGCGGAGGCAAGGATTCAACAGCAGTCGTGAAGTTGATTTTTCAAAGCCTCCTTCGCCTCAAGCATGCGCGCAAGCCGGTGACTGTCATCTACTGCGATACTGGAGTCGAAATTCCCCTGGCGTCAGCCTTGGCGCGAAAGGCGCTCAGTGAGCTTGAAAGCGAAGCGGCAAGTTTGGCTGTTCCGATTTCAGTCAGAATTCTCTCCCCGCCAATGAACGAGAGATTTTTCGTGAAAGTCTTAGGGAGAGGATATCCCCCACCTACAGATAAATTCCGCTGGTGCACGGATCGATTGCGGATCGATCCAGTCACTAGATTCTTGGAGTCTGCGAATACGCAGTCAGCAACCGTTGTCTTGGGCGTACGGGAATCTGAGAGTGCGGCCAGATCTTTGACGCTAAGCGAAAATCGAACTCAGGATCGATTCTGGAGAATACAGCGCGACCATAGCAAACGGCGGCTCTTCATGCCGATATTGGACTATTCAGTTCTGGACGTCTGGCAGGTGAACTTAATGCTGAAACTTCCGCGGGCGCTACACGCAGAGGAGGTGGCAGATTTGTACGCGAGTGCCTCGGGCGAATGTCCCACGATCCGTGACGTGAAGGGAGCACCATGCGGCAAAGCGAGGTTCGGATGTTGGACCTGCACTGTTGCTAAGAACGGCACCACCCTAAGAAATCTAATCGACAGCGGCCACACTAACTTGAAGCCATTGCTGGAATTTCGTTTATGGCTTGAGCGACATCGAAGCGACCCTCGTTTCCGACGAAGTAAGCGGAGAAATGGGGCCCTTGGACCCGGGCCAATGACTTTGCCTTGGAGGAGGTTGGCCCTTAAGAAGTTATTAAAAACCCAACAACAGTCCGGACTACAGCTTGTTAGCAACGAGGAGCTGACCGAGATACAGAAAGAATGGTGCGCACACGACGCTTAACGACCTCCACAAGTGGAGAAAAAAAGCACCCTTCGTAATAGCTGGTTTATGCGTCCTTCCCTGGATTGTGCATAGGTTCGAGAGTGTCGGCGCAACCCTCGCGATCCTCGGCCTGGCCGTCGCCATTGCCTCCTTCTACGTGCTCCTTAAATTCCGTGAGCCACGCTGGAAGCTCGAAATGGACAACTATGTGGGGGCCCAAATTCGAGAAAGGTTGATCGCCCTCGTGCCAGAAGACCTCAACATCACGCCAGCTGAGCGGGAGCAACTAGCAAGCTCGGAAATCTACAGAGAACTAACAGGCGTTTTTTGGGAGGCCGTCGATCAGAATGCCGTTCTTCGCGCCCACAAGGAGCACTTCTACTCAAACGGAATCGAGTATTCGACAGCGATTGATATATTCCTGCTTTGTCTGTTTTTTTGTATGTGTTATGCGATCGCGTGGCTCGTCATCCGAGACACATTTCTCCTCTACACTGCCGGATGCTTGATTTCAATCGCGCTCATCGCTAGATGGATAGCAATTCCCAAGGCCAGGCGGCGGCACTTGTCCTTGTCTGCCGAACAACTTGAGCTGCTAAAAAGGGAAATGGGTGTCTTCGTAGCAGATCGCTTTCGTCAAATTGTTCTAGGTTGGCGTGTACGGGGGCGTCCTGGTGATCGTGTTTCTTCTGGTACTCCGAAAACTTTGGCATTCTGGAAGGAAGCGCGTGTCGGGCTTCCCTTGCTCACCTTGGTCGCCCTAGCCCTCATTGCCGGGCAAAAGCTTGGCTTGGGTCTTGGAGCTAACCGCTCGCCGGAGGTCAAGTCTGGCTATGTCACGGCGGGAAAGCACCACAAATTCGTAGCTGTGGTTTTTGTTCACGGGGTGTTCGGCACAAAGGAGGATACATGGCTCAGCCGTGGTCATGGTGGCAATTTCCCCGAACTCCTTGCCACAGACCCAGAGCTAAAAGACAATGTGGATGTCTTCACATTTGAGTACTTTACTCCCAAATCCGGCGCCGCTCCTTCAATCGTAGACCTCGCCAATCAGCTCCGCGGAGAGCTCGATGACCATCACGTTTTCGAAGACCACGAGAAAGTCGCGTTCCTTGCACACAGCATGGGTGGAATTGTTGTTCGCCAATTCTTGCTTAACCATCAAGACCGAATTGGCAAGGTCCCAATGGTCTTTTTCTATGCAACTCCTACAAACGGTTCCGATCTGGCATCGCTTGCGAAACTCGCATCCTCCAACCCCCAACTGCGTGGTATGGTTCCGCTCGAAGGCAACGATTTCCTCCAATCGATCCAAAGTGGCTGGCTTGCTTCGGACCAAGCCAAATCCATTGCCTCTCACTGCGCTGTAGAAACTCTTCCGATATTCGGAATTATGATTGTTTCTCGTTCGAGTGCCACCGCACTGTGCAATCGAGAGATTGATCCCTTTTCAGCAGACCATATTGATATCGTCAAACCGACCGACCGTGAGGATCCTCGCTACACTCGTTTCGCTACTGCCTTGAGTAAAGAAGTTCTCAACACTTCTTCAGCCCGTACATCCCACCCAGCCATAAAGATTCTTCACGCGAATAAAGACTTACAGGGAAGACTAATTAATACGAGTGGCCGGTCAGACGTGTTGAATGGTCTTGTAATACCAGCTTTTCAACTTCAAGCCGATCAGTTAGTGAGAATACTCAGTGTGCGACTGTACTTGTCTGAAGGTGATGCTCGCTGGAATGGCCCATGGGAGCCCACACGGAGTGATGAAGAACAATTCCCAATTGAATTTTTTTGGGCAGCTCGTATGGAGATAAGTCCACACGAGACCTGGAATACTCCAGAATTTATAGTCCAACGAAATCGAGGGAAACCCTTCAGTCGTAAACTTTCAGCACGGATTAAAGTGTTTTATGGCGCCGATAAACCGGCAGTTGCGGATTTCACACTGCACAATAATTCCTGATACGGGCGCCCAGAGGAACGGCGATGATCCAGGGGACGAGAAGTGCGCTCATATAGCTGGAAGCAACAGCAAGTTCAACGGCAGATTGCATGAGAACCTAGCCGCCTTACGTGTTCATTCTCGCAATGATCATCTCCGCCAGTCTGAGGCTGTCACTGATTTTTGCGTGTACTACTGGCGAGTTCTTGATTTCATCACGATTCAAGCGAATTGCTGCAATGACAGCAGCCGCGATCAGTTTCGCATTCTCAGTCCTGGCCGACTGCCGCGCTCGTTTGAAGCATTCTGGCGACGGCGCTGGCGATCCGTTGAACAACGCTTCTGGCGGATAGAGCCAGGATGTCCAGCAGCATGAGCATGTCACTAACAGCCGACAAGTCGGTCGAGGTTCAGGCTCTTGCATGTGCGCCTGCGGATCTTCTGCTCGTGCTGTCACGATGCAGCGGCATTCGTTGCACTGAACGACCCAGGCTCGCGGCTTTGACATCCTGAAAACATAATAGGCGAATATATGGCGAATCATCAAATGAGGACGTTCAAATTGGTGAACAGGGCAAGAGAATCGCCGCTGAACGCATTGTCGGTCGGCCATTCTGCTTGCATTTCCAAAACGGGATTTAAAATGTCTCACCTATGAGAGAACCAATTCTTGACGCGATCGATGCAGAGATAAGGCGACTTACGGCAGCCCGAGACATTTTGCTTGGTAGTACTCGCAGCATTCAAATTGGAAATACCGGAAACGTGAGGAGGCGAAGGCCAATGTCTGCCGAAACCAAACGCAAGATTGCCGCAGCAATGGCAAAGCGTTGGAAAGAGCGCAGAAAGGCGGCTTAGGACTTGTGAGTACAATGCTCCCATGTGCGGACGTTACAGACTCACGCGTGCTGATAGACTCGCCGAGAAATTTGATGCGGAGCTTGCCGAGGAACTGACGCCCCGCTACAACATCGCTCCGACTCAGCCCGTTCCGGTCGTGCGAGCTAACGGCTCTCGACGCATGATCGTCTCGATGCGCTGGGGCTTGATCCCGAATTGGGCAAAAGACGCGTCGATGTCCCAAATCAATGCGCGTAGCGAGACACTACTTGAGAAGCCTGCGTTCAAAGAAAACTTTGAGCGGCGACGATGCCTTATTCCGGCAAACGGGTTCTACGAATGGAAACGCAGCGGCAAGTCAAAACAGCCTTTCCATTTCGGGATGAAAGATGACTCGATTTTTGCATTCGCCGGCATATGGGATCGCTGGAAAGCCTCACAGGGACAGGTCATCGAATCCTGCGCCATTCTGACCACCGGACCGAACGATCTCCTCAGAGATGTACATGACCGGATGCCGGTGATCCTGAAGGTTGAGAAATATCAGGAATGGCTTGAAGCTCCGGCTTCGGCTTGCGGACGTTTAAACCACTTTTTGCAGCCGTTCGACGCAGCCATGATGAAACGATTTGCTGTTAGTTCGGCTGTGAACGATCCCGAGAATGACACATCGGAATGCACACAAGAAGTGCCTGAATTCACATCGACGCAGGCCACACTGTTCTAAAGCGCTGCGCTTAGAGCATTTCTCCCATTACGCTTTTTGCGTTACGCTAACTGGCGTAATCAGGGCCGCTTCCGGGACTAGCACAACTTGGCCCCAATCGCCTAAACTTCTTCAGTCATATAGAGCCATTCCTGCATCAAAGCTTCCACCACTGGCCAGAGTTCCCGGATTAGCCCTCAAGATTTCTGCTTGAGTTTTCTGCAGAATAGGACCTCTTAAAGGTACAGGGAGTCTGGCGCCCTGTCGTGTGAAAGAGTTGCCGTTTCACGCCAAAATGGGAGATTCGGCGATCTGGGACGATTGCGATGGCGGGAGAGTCTAAATCAGGGAAACGGTTTCAAGTCAGCCCTATCGATCGATTTGGCAGAGCGATTGACCCTGTTGTCCTGGATGCGGCAGTCCAAATTGGGCCACGAGCAATGGCCCATGCGGAGAAGCTCTTAGCCGATCCTGCAATAGCTGCCAA encodes:
- a CDS encoding FG-GAP-like repeat-containing protein, giving the protein MGTIETHFNVTPDGAATLSIPIAVPPGREGIEPSLSFDYDSRRGNGPLGVGWTLDGLSEVRRCRKTFAQDGYAAGVSFDQNDALCLDGNRLVEASTHSCPGNGREYRTETHPFSRICRYEDKSAALLGEWRVWEKDGSIRSFGRVEWRSIVAGATLKRYSSVSEPILAWALAKVEDRRGNFFLVLYRSASVSTNPATYLPSQILYTGGERLRPSRRLDFIYETRPDPIRGFYHGVAIDSDLRLARIATYGPGGHLTTTYRLSYDATGTTGRSKLASLQKCGSDDVCIPATTFGWSQSSGLSFQRSYGNGQFESAPVGGYLQSQRIVIADFDGSGRKSLLVPRPTATPGLKFDIYHSDDTGSFTKIPTGVATSAAILATPLAVDTTGDGRPELISIDRCPQCVMNVYYGPTFSTRWQTPMGAVVIRDKWVGDFDGDGMQELLLQTYVAGRSNPFAFEHMGVIPGDLVDTGISPGSGETRPFSFVGDFDGDGADDLLYYDLPVSPNQQPYKLLSYKPFLNPQDPSQVDYKWVSRVVNVPNGLLPPFAAALDCNGDGLLDLVVGQSGVLHFWINTGSEFVESGTEIPIFQSSDPMSITLAPDLDGDGVDEVLFSSASNGNLVVADVRGGATRTRTISTDESLFAYGAMFVDVNADGNIDVITTNGRVFHRVSAAPELLISIRSGLNPDTPNFPNPDVAIQYAVAGHGSIYIPHSINDFCPGYDSSCIPHQFPLVSSTRVLIGSTSLPVVSNYRYGDGRFHRGGRGWLGFSDFGVENTGTGQIWEYHFDNDYFDQSIHDFPHSRLPAIVTTKTQLTPTKKRIHSLESSYVLHKVNNGKSYFVVPNVQVDSVRERDHGDQTLGKLLSKTTTQLTYDDFGNMTSSSIRSQSSIDMGVSGSVTGAWVNALLHNEFVGHGLVVSKIYDVVESEWLVSRLKQQTVQATSSVCETIRTTGVYPDWLSRGSPCPAGGDVSSNVLYEYNPATGKHDLIERIIYEPASALRRQGQFEYDRYGNVTAVTWSGIANLQGRTERRRTEFQYDSAERIFPVLKIDAERHATRFIFDRDFGLLTGLQQPNNVISTIILDGLGRASADVTSGQASMARTWISGPTYGRPDLSAVLRLASSAGPKAEFDFDRLGQLVASRRFRSFKPVVVRTRTYDALGRLSTESVPYFEGTTPAHTVAYTYDALGRPLSASSINGNFGYTYDALDRTTTDPLGNKFHDLVLPDGTTLARVDQQGGVTRYYHDGLGRLSVIADPSGHATGGNRDSALTYSTTTDGYGRITAITGPDVRSTTFSYNAFDDVMQIVDAVSSVAFEYDRLGRLRKRIDGDGVTSWTWDSAPGAAIGKLASTSSPNGTQEALTYDQSGRVASYSIVYNNPVAQLETDFGYDTQGRISSVTYPTVGPVVRRASVSHTYAPYGELAKVSRADVGHVGELVWSATDFDAWGHTTHETFGNGATTDKTFDAKSGRLTLSTTNSTNGLVDSVSLSRDALGNVITLTRSGSAPFVADYAHDELGRLTSMTYPDTAATPVTITYSGAGSISSKSDVGSYGYDDPVHANAITRAGISDFTYDAGGKQISRLSLGIRYNAFSAPSQILDPQGSPLVTFGYSASQERVSRKTPAESLLNVHEVFQARVSGSSTQTRAFIAARDGLVAEIVDDDSGSNSRAYYLHGDALGSVTSITDWNGAIAGTRQYDAFGKLVSPISNYAPDVNIGFTGHRDELDLSLIEMGPRLYDPKIAAFLSPDESNLDTTDSQTLNGYSYARNSPTILVDPTGLRTCECGGGCGHGTSGGGHDYSGGGQGYSGGGSSGVVSSYRSGRGGTARSIGGVSAHDDDRGGHGDARYSIPHYSESEHSPSSPKGFAGAGPAARRHTSEQWAAAAGSNSKPKDAAPSPRSQHTDETGIECPFYICFPVNDDPLEWVPAPFALIHGLPSPDDPWGALLPHWIPPGVDVRDNIAEARGRYNPWWFFEQVRNKGPWDYKQSGKELQDFGNFNFGATGGAFGFPLNALHRGAGWAQQQAGTSLPEWGSPFGEWPYGDDPRDSYWITEGYYYFLLQSN
- a CDS encoding SOS response-associated peptidase, with the translated sequence MCGRYRLTRADRLAEKFDAELAEELTPRYNIAPTQPVPVVRANGSRRMIVSMRWGLIPNWAKDASMSQINARSETLLEKPAFKENFERRRCLIPANGFYEWKRSGKSKQPFHFGMKDDSIFAFAGIWDRWKASQGQVIESCAILTTGPNDLLRDVHDRMPVILKVEKYQEWLEAPASACGRLNHFLQPFDAAMMKRFAVSSAVNDPENDTSECTQEVPEFTSTQATLF